In Mercurialis annua linkage group LG6, ddMerAnnu1.2, whole genome shotgun sequence, the following are encoded in one genomic region:
- the LOC126687663 gene encoding uncharacterized protein LOC126687663, with protein sequence MKKNHVHSYLYAHSHNNAPAYTYDHSCAYFYAHTCEAPRAKTYRSYVHVSHRLQCVYSMRYGHKSIDCYVRKVPKETVVNKTKWYVDSSSSRHLTGQISNFTQLEHKKLGNVTFGDDAKGQHVGIGKIGNSSSSSIENAWLVNGLKHNLLSVSQFCDKDYNVNFNSKACYAIQPMDNTVIFKGNRRKNTYIIDLDTLENRDGKCLLSLSDESWLWHRRLGHASLDLLNEVSKDYLVKGAQDKFFKRQSVWTLSNGKTTQVFF encoded by the exons ATGAAAAAGAATCATGTTCATTCATATCTTTATGCTCATTCTCATAACAATGCTCCCGCATACACCTATGATCACTCTTGTGCATATTTTTATGCTCACACATGTGAGGCTCCTAGAGCTAAGACTTATCGATCTTATGTTCACGTATCCCATAGGCTTCAATGTGTTTATTCCATGAGATATGGTCACAAGAGTATTGATTGCTATGTTAGAAAG GTACCAAAGGAAACCGTGGTGAATAAAACCAAATGGTATGTCGATAGCAGTTCTTCTAGGCACCTGACCGGCCAGATCTCCAACTTCACCCAATTGGAACATAAAAAATTGGGAAATGTCACGTTCGGTGATGATGCCAAAGGTCAACATGTGGGGATAGGAAAGATAggtaattcttcttcttcttctatagAAAATGCGTGGCTTGTAAATGGTCTAAAACATAATCTTTTGAGTGTAAGTCAATTTTGTGACAAGGACTATAATGTCAACTTCAATTCCAAGGCTTGCTATGCTATCCAACCAATGGATAACACGGTTATCTTCAAAGGAAATCGAAGGAAAAATACTTACATAATTGATTTGGATACGCTTGAAAATCGGGATGGCAAGTGCTTACTATCACTTAGCGATGAGTCTTGGTTGTGGCACCGTCGACTTGGTCATGCTAGTTTAGACCTATTAAATGAGGTTAGCAAGGATTATCTTGTCAAAGGTGCCCaagataaatttttcaaaagacaAAGTGTTTGGACCTTGTCAAATGGGAAAACAACACAAGTCttcttttaa